A part of Planctomycetota bacterium genomic DNA contains:
- a CDS encoding PTS sugar transporter subunit IIA: MIKLTRIVPEGGIVVPLAASDRDGAVAELVEALVSSGAVRAELRQELTQRILARERIGSTGFGKGVAVPHVKHRDITSMVAGIGLSSHGIDFVALDRQPVFSVFLLLSPEDRPEDHLHAMEVIFRNLSKDTFRRFLRQAQSPADVRTLLEEADGQGLNG; this comes from the coding sequence GTGATCAAGCTGACCCGCATCGTGCCGGAGGGGGGCATCGTGGTGCCGCTGGCGGCGTCGGACCGCGACGGCGCGGTCGCGGAGCTGGTGGAGGCGCTGGTATCGAGCGGCGCGGTCCGCGCGGAACTTCGTCAGGAGTTGACGCAGCGGATCCTGGCGCGCGAGCGGATCGGCTCGACGGGGTTCGGCAAGGGCGTCGCCGTCCCGCACGTGAAGCACCGGGACATCACGTCGATGGTCGCGGGGATCGGGCTGTCGTCGCACGGGATCGACTTCGTGGCGCTGGACCGCCAGCCGGTGTTCTCGGTGTTCCTGCTGCTGAGCCCCGAGGACCGCCCCGAGGACCATCTGCACGCGATGGAGGTGATCTTCCGCAACCTCAGCAAGGACACGTTCCGGCGGTTCCTGCGTCAGGCGCAATCACCGGCCGACGTGCGGACGCTGCTGGAGGAGGCGGACGGGCAGGGCCTCAACGGGTAG
- the raiA gene encoding ribosome-associated translation inhibitor RaiA, with translation MRVDVIGQNFDVTDAIRAYAETKAGKLTKYFDGLQAVRVRVAKLNHKAGSEYNVELILDVEKHDDFVSHSDCRDPYEGIDLVCEKGERQLRDFKEQLKNPKA, from the coding sequence ATGCGGGTCGACGTGATCGGGCAGAACTTTGACGTGACGGACGCGATCCGTGCGTACGCGGAGACGAAGGCGGGGAAGCTCACCAAGTACTTCGACGGGCTGCAGGCGGTGCGGGTCCGGGTGGCGAAGCTGAACCACAAGGCCGGTTCGGAGTACAACGTCGAGTTGATCCTGGACGTGGAGAAGCACGACGACTTCGTGAGCCACTCGGACTGCCGGGACCCGTACGAGGGGATCGACCTGGTGTGCGAGAAGGGGGAGCGTCAGTTGCGGGACTTCAAGGAGCAGTTGAAGAACCCGAAGGCGTGA
- the murA gene encoding UDP-N-acetylglucosamine 1-carboxyvinyltransferase has product MDMFVIEGGRRLYGRLQVNGSKNSSLPLLAATLLTDQPVTLRDVPSLADVRNMLRLLGELGCVREDGAEDIATIGSGVVSLRVDDASKSHARYDIVRTMRASICTLGPMLARRGVARVSMPGGCAIGDRPVDIHLRGLAALGAQVSLQSGDIVVKAPPSGLKGGTIFLGGPFGSTVLGTANVLCAACLARGTTIIECAACEPEIVDLAGLLTAMGAKVQGAGSPRIIIEGVESLGGADWTIIPDRIEAGTFMMAAAITNGDLTIDNCPLDALLSTVYALESAGVHVTPVSGVGASPVRQRSPSLTITSGTSIPRGLTDDPMRRTVRVTCDRVLRPVEVTTQPHPGFPTDLQAQLVTLLCLADGNSVITERIFPDRFLHVAELLRMGAKIVRQGPSVMITGVRKLIGAPVMASDLRASAGLVLAGLAAQGTTVVNRVYHLDRGYERMEERLRSLGAAIERKDEKELAGAASE; this is encoded by the coding sequence ATGGATATGTTCGTGATCGAGGGGGGTCGCCGTCTGTACGGGCGGCTGCAGGTCAATGGGTCCAAGAACTCCTCGCTGCCCCTTCTGGCGGCGACGCTCCTCACCGACCAGCCCGTCACGCTCCGCGACGTGCCCTCGCTCGCCGACGTGCGCAACATGCTCCGCCTGCTGGGCGAGCTCGGCTGCGTCCGCGAGGACGGGGCCGAGGACATCGCGACCATCGGCTCGGGCGTGGTCTCGCTGCGCGTCGACGACGCGTCAAAGTCGCACGCCCGCTACGACATCGTGCGCACCATGCGCGCGTCGATCTGCACGCTGGGGCCGATGCTCGCCCGGCGCGGCGTGGCCCGGGTCTCGATGCCGGGCGGGTGCGCGATCGGCGATCGCCCCGTGGACATCCACCTGCGCGGGCTGGCCGCCCTGGGCGCGCAGGTCTCGCTGCAGTCCGGGGACATCGTCGTGAAGGCGCCCCCGTCCGGGCTGAAGGGCGGGACGATCTTTCTGGGCGGGCCGTTCGGCTCGACCGTGCTGGGCACCGCCAACGTGCTGTGCGCCGCGTGCCTGGCGCGCGGGACGACGATCATCGAGTGCGCCGCGTGCGAGCCGGAGATCGTCGACCTGGCCGGGCTGCTGACGGCGATGGGCGCGAAGGTGCAGGGCGCGGGCTCGCCCCGGATCATCATCGAGGGCGTGGAATCGCTGGGCGGGGCGGATTGGACGATCATCCCGGACCGGATCGAGGCGGGCACGTTCATGATGGCCGCGGCGATCACCAACGGCGACCTCACGATCGACAACTGCCCGCTCGACGCGTTGCTGTCGACGGTGTATGCCCTCGAGAGCGCGGGCGTGCACGTGACGCCCGTGTCGGGCGTGGGCGCCTCGCCGGTGCGCCAGCGTTCGCCCTCGCTGACGATCACGAGCGGGACGTCGATCCCGCGGGGCCTGACCGACGACCCGATGCGTCGGACGGTGCGCGTGACGTGCGACCGCGTGCTGCGTCCGGTGGAAGTCACGACGCAGCCGCACCCGGGATTTCCGACGGACCTGCAGGCGCAGCTCGTGACGCTGCTGTGCCTGGCGGACGGGAACTCGGTGATCACGGAGCGGATCTTCCCGGACCGCTTCCTGCACGTGGCGGAACTGCTGCGGATGGGCGCCAAGATCGTGCGGCAGGGGCCGAGCGTGATGATCACGGGCGTGCGCAAGCTCATCGGGGCGCCGGTGATGGCGAGCGATCTGCGGGCGAGCGCGGGGCTGGTGCTCGCGGGCCTGGCGGCCCAGGGCACGACGGTGGTGAACCGCGTGTACCACCTGGACCGCGGGTACGAGCGGATGGAAGAGCGGCTTCGCTCGCTCGGCGCGGCGATCGAGCGGAAGGACGAGAAGGAACTGGCGGGCGCGGCGTCGGAATGA
- a CDS encoding fibro-slime domain-containing protein, with product MNMNRGTLIAALALVGAAGGAASLAPAHRSSDPYAHLPSSISLTGTVRDFKERTASGGHPDFERQPTGGFGQYVNMISDDLSADGKPVMRSTGNKLSSQFRDSQGRNRLGGKSYIESRSGDVNGSVSSTAGGALTTSASFDQWFRDVPGVNLSRQLTLNLMRQPNSNIYTFNDRTDPVFAGRGGFFPVNGELWGNSGGSTPSQNFHFTFELDTSFIYEEGRGQAFTFTGDDDVWVFIDNKLVVDIGGVHGAVSQTVELDRLNWLIDGRQYSLKFFFAERHRTQSNFRIDTTMVLRNIDPPATSALHD from the coding sequence ATGAACATGAACCGAGGCACCCTGATCGCGGCGTTGGCGCTGGTTGGCGCTGCGGGCGGAGCCGCCAGTCTGGCGCCCGCACACCGTTCGAGCGACCCCTACGCCCACCTGCCCTCGTCCATCTCGCTGACGGGCACGGTGCGCGACTTCAAGGAGCGCACCGCCTCGGGCGGGCATCCGGACTTTGAGCGCCAGCCCACCGGCGGGTTCGGCCAGTACGTGAACATGATCAGCGACGATCTGAGCGCGGACGGCAAGCCCGTGATGCGCTCGACCGGCAACAAGCTGAGCAGCCAGTTCCGCGACAGCCAGGGGCGCAACCGCCTGGGCGGGAAGTCGTACATCGAGAGCCGCTCGGGCGACGTCAACGGCTCGGTCTCCTCGACCGCCGGCGGCGCGCTGACCACCTCGGCCTCTTTCGACCAGTGGTTCCGTGACGTGCCGGGCGTCAACCTGTCGCGCCAGCTGACCCTGAACCTGATGCGCCAGCCCAACTCCAACATCTACACCTTCAACGACCGCACCGACCCCGTCTTCGCCGGTCGCGGCGGGTTCTTCCCGGTCAACGGCGAGCTGTGGGGCAACTCCGGCGGGAGCACCCCGAGCCAGAACTTCCACTTCACGTTCGAGCTGGACACCAGCTTCATCTACGAGGAAGGGCGAGGCCAGGCCTTCACCTTCACCGGCGACGACGACGTCTGGGTGTTCATCGACAACAAGCTGGTCGTGGACATCGGCGGCGTGCACGGCGCCGTCTCCCAGACCGTCGAGCTGGACCGCCTGAACTGGTTGATCGACGGGCGCCAGTACAGCCTGAAGTTCTTCTTCGCCGAGCGCCACCGCACCCAGTCCAACTTCCGCATCGACACCACCATGGTGCTGCGCAACATCGACCCGCCCGCCACCTCGGCGCTGCACGACTGA
- the queA gene encoding tRNA preQ1(34) S-adenosylmethionine ribosyltransferase-isomerase QueA has translation MLPTRDLEYDLPSRCIATTPAEPRDAARLLVVRRTGNAPAIDLHVRDLPGLLRAGDLLVLNTTRVLPARLEGTRVDSGGHVEGLFLAQAGADWIVMLRARRPHAGVVVRLHAPDGTDGGVDLELVERVEHEPGAWRVRVIDRAASGTADPGARTPDVLARVGRTPLPPYILRARAQAGQTVDDAYDRARYQTLFAGDAGASVAAPTAGLHLTPGVLDALRAGGVGVAEVVLHVGTGTFRSVETEFVEQHPMHAEACFLSEATAAAIERTRVSGGRVVCVGTTAARTVEAYARGDAAPGRWHESRLLITPGYAWRWTDGLLTNFHLPRSTLLAMVASLVEGGVGRLLAHYGRAIEEGYRFYSYGDAMLVLPE, from the coding sequence ATGCTGCCCACCCGGGACCTCGAGTACGACCTTCCGTCGCGGTGCATCGCGACGACGCCCGCCGAGCCGCGCGACGCGGCCCGGCTGTTGGTCGTCCGCAGGACCGGGAACGCCCCCGCCATCGACCTGCACGTCCGCGACCTGCCGGGGCTGCTGCGCGCGGGCGACCTGCTGGTGCTGAACACGACGCGCGTGCTGCCGGCCCGCCTGGAAGGGACGCGCGTCGACAGCGGGGGGCACGTGGAGGGCCTGTTCCTCGCGCAGGCCGGTGCCGACTGGATCGTCATGCTGCGGGCGCGCCGCCCGCACGCGGGCGTCGTGGTGCGGCTGCACGCGCCGGACGGAACCGACGGCGGGGTGGATCTGGAACTGGTCGAGCGCGTCGAGCACGAGCCGGGCGCGTGGCGGGTGCGCGTCATCGACCGGGCCGCCAGTGGCACTGCGGACCCAGGCGCCCGCACGCCGGACGTTCTGGCGCGGGTCGGGCGGACGCCCCTGCCGCCGTACATCCTGCGTGCCCGTGCGCAGGCCGGCCAGACGGTGGATGACGCGTACGACCGCGCGCGGTACCAGACCCTCTTCGCGGGCGACGCGGGTGCATCGGTGGCGGCCCCCACCGCCGGACTGCACCTGACGCCCGGCGTGCTCGACGCGCTCCGCGCGGGCGGCGTGGGCGTCGCCGAGGTCGTGCTGCACGTGGGCACGGGCACGTTCCGGTCGGTGGAGACGGAGTTCGTCGAGCAGCACCCGATGCACGCGGAAGCGTGCTTTCTGAGCGAGGCGACGGCGGCGGCCATCGAGCGGACGCGGGTCTCGGGCGGGCGGGTGGTGTGCGTGGGAACCACCGCCGCACGCACGGTCGAGGCGTACGCCCGGGGCGACGCGGCGCCGGGGCGGTGGCACGAATCGCGGTTGCTGATCACCCCCGGGTATGCGTGGCGCTGGACGGACGGGCTGCTGACGAACTTCCACCTGCCCCGGTCGACGCTGCTGGCGATGGTCGCGTCGCTTGTGGAGGGCGGCGTGGGGCGGCTGCTGGCGCACTACGGGCGCGCGATCGAGGAGGGGTACCGGTTCTACTCGTACGGGGACGCGATGCTGGTGCTGCCGGAGTAG
- a CDS encoding UDP-N-acetylmuramoyl-L-alanyl-D-glutamate--2,6-diaminopimelate ligase, translated as MLLSELVSGLSVRRDPDRDARVCDLSEDSRTVVPGTLFIARRGLKADGNAFIEQALRAGASAVLTDNASLRLAGDGAVPLVYAPDVPAVLSVIAERFYGGASSRLSLVGVTGTNGKTTTTYLVWRLLNGAGVRCGLVGTVLVDDGREVAASGMTTPPATETSRCLASMVDAGCAAACMEVSSHALHQRRADALRFRVGVFTNLSGDHLDYHGTMDAYADAKARLFERLEPDALAVVNVQDPRAARMTRDCRARVLRCAVATPGALTDAERGADCVATILDESLDAMRLRLRGAWGEIDARVPLVGRYNAMNTLQACACAHALGLGADALAAGLPGLAAPPGRLERVHAPTDDVRVYVDYAHSDDSLRNVLLTVGAVMPGRHHAGDIRSAAGAPKQTETPSRLWAVFGCGGDRDRTKRPRMGRAAADLADRVVVTSDNPRTERPGDIIDEILAGIPASARPAIEVQADRARAIHHAVRQASPGDVVVIAGKGHETEQILPDGKGGTVRTHFDDREVAREALELRRARVAPSEPAP; from the coding sequence ATGCTGCTGTCGGAACTTGTCTCGGGCTTGTCGGTGCGCCGCGATCCCGACCGGGACGCGCGGGTGTGCGACCTGAGCGAGGACAGCCGCACGGTCGTGCCGGGCACGCTGTTCATCGCGCGTCGGGGGCTGAAGGCCGACGGCAACGCGTTCATCGAGCAGGCGCTGCGGGCGGGGGCGTCGGCGGTGCTGACGGACAACGCGTCGCTGCGTCTGGCGGGCGACGGAGCCGTCCCGCTGGTGTACGCCCCGGACGTGCCGGCGGTGCTGAGCGTGATCGCGGAGCGGTTCTACGGCGGGGCGTCGTCGCGTCTCTCGCTGGTGGGCGTGACGGGCACGAACGGCAAGACGACGACGACGTACCTCGTGTGGCGCCTGCTGAACGGGGCCGGCGTGCGCTGCGGGCTGGTCGGGACAGTGCTCGTCGACGACGGGCGCGAGGTGGCGGCGTCGGGCATGACCACGCCCCCCGCGACCGAAACCAGCCGCTGCCTGGCGAGCATGGTCGACGCCGGGTGCGCCGCGGCGTGCATGGAGGTTTCGAGCCACGCGCTGCACCAGCGCCGGGCCGACGCGCTGCGCTTCCGCGTCGGGGTGTTCACGAACCTGTCGGGCGACCACCTGGACTACCACGGCACGATGGACGCCTACGCCGACGCGAAGGCGCGGCTGTTCGAGCGGCTCGAGCCCGACGCGCTCGCGGTGGTGAACGTCCAGGACCCCCGGGCCGCACGCATGACCCGCGACTGCCGCGCCCGCGTGCTGCGCTGCGCCGTGGCGACGCCCGGGGCGCTCACGGACGCCGAGCGCGGCGCGGACTGCGTCGCGACGATCCTCGACGAGAGCCTCGACGCGATGCGCCTGCGCCTGCGCGGGGCGTGGGGCGAGATCGACGCGCGCGTCCCGCTCGTCGGGCGGTACAACGCGATGAACACGCTGCAGGCCTGCGCGTGCGCGCACGCCCTGGGGCTGGGCGCCGACGCGCTCGCGGCGGGGCTCCCGGGCCTCGCGGCCCCGCCCGGACGCCTGGAACGCGTGCACGCGCCCACCGACGACGTCCGCGTGTACGTCGACTACGCGCACAGCGACGACTCGCTCCGCAACGTGCTGCTCACCGTGGGCGCGGTGATGCCCGGGCGACATCACGCCGGGGACATCCGGTCCGCCGCGGGCGCGCCGAAGCAGACGGAAACCCCGTCGCGCCTGTGGGCCGTCTTCGGGTGCGGGGGCGATCGCGACCGCACGAAGCGCCCGCGGATGGGGCGGGCCGCGGCGGACCTGGCCGACCGCGTGGTCGTGACGAGCGACAACCCGCGGACCGAACGCCCCGGCGACATCATCGACGAGATCCTCGCGGGGATCCCCGCGTCCGCTCGCCCCGCGATCGAGGTGCAGGCCGATCGCGCCCGGGCGATCCACCACGCGGTGCGACAGGCTTCCCCTGGCGACGTCGTGGTGATCGCCGGCAAGGGGCACGAGACCGAGCAGATCCTGCCCGACGGGAAGGGCGGCACGGTCCGCACGCACTTCGACGACCGCGAGGTGGCGCGCGAGGCGCTCGAGCTCCGGCGCGCCCGCGTCGCCCCTTCGGAGCCGGCCCCATGA
- the murF gene encoding UDP-N-acetylmuramoyl-tripeptide--D-alanyl-D-alanine ligase, which produces MTFWTPDAIKGVLGGTWLARADAPADAGVGIDTRTLQPGQLFVALRGERTDGHAYLRDAVRAGAAMLVIDDPRAVPAEGWERPVAVLHVPDAGAALLRLGAAYRKTLDPTRVIAVGGSNGKTTTVRLIHAALAPSMRGTHAPRSFNNAVGLPLTLLGARRGDQYLVCEIGTNAPGEIAPLASVAEPDIAVITSIGREHLEGLGSLRGVAQEEASLLLGLRAGGVAILNADAPHLVEAARPIALSQRAQVLTFGRSPEADLRVTDVRDTPEGLRVRVNEREALAAPLHGKHNALNMVAAFAVARRLGLDTQAIAGGLARATPPPMRLQRVRVGEIEFLNDAYNANPESLLAAVETFGELYRDAARRVLILGDMLEQGVHAPALHEECAAAVGACAWADLVVLVGPHWTHSASIVRAALGDDRVRTLADVAGPNASRVAQALRPGDAVLLKGSRGVALERVLDACRLEGEALTEFKPGATA; this is translated from the coding sequence ATGACGTTCTGGACGCCCGACGCGATCAAGGGAGTGCTCGGGGGCACCTGGCTGGCGCGCGCGGACGCCCCGGCGGACGCGGGCGTGGGCATCGACACGCGCACGCTGCAGCCCGGGCAGCTCTTCGTCGCGCTGCGGGGCGAGCGCACCGACGGGCACGCGTACCTGCGCGACGCCGTCCGCGCCGGGGCCGCCATGCTCGTCATCGACGACCCCCGCGCCGTGCCCGCCGAAGGGTGGGAGCGCCCCGTGGCGGTGCTGCACGTGCCCGACGCGGGGGCGGCCCTGCTGCGCCTGGGGGCGGCGTACCGCAAGACGCTGGACCCCACGCGCGTCATCGCCGTCGGGGGCTCGAACGGCAAGACGACGACGGTGCGCCTGATCCACGCGGCGCTGGCGCCGTCGATGCGCGGGACGCACGCGCCGCGGAGCTTCAACAACGCCGTCGGTCTCCCGCTCACGCTGCTGGGCGCGCGCCGGGGCGACCAGTACCTCGTGTGCGAGATCGGGACGAACGCGCCCGGCGAGATCGCACCCCTGGCGAGCGTGGCCGAGCCCGACATCGCGGTCATCACGAGCATCGGGCGCGAGCACCTGGAAGGGCTGGGTTCGCTGCGGGGCGTGGCGCAGGAAGAGGCGAGCCTGCTGCTCGGGCTGCGGGCCGGGGGCGTGGCGATCCTGAACGCCGATGCGCCCCACCTGGTGGAGGCGGCCCGGCCGATCGCGCTCTCGCAGCGCGCGCAGGTGCTGACGTTCGGGCGTTCGCCCGAGGCGGACCTGCGCGTGACGGACGTGCGCGACACGCCCGAGGGCCTGCGCGTGCGCGTGAACGAGCGCGAGGCGCTGGCGGCCCCGCTGCACGGGAAGCACAACGCCCTGAACATGGTCGCCGCCTTCGCGGTCGCCCGTCGCCTGGGGCTGGACACGCAGGCCATCGCCGGCGGGCTGGCCCGCGCGACGCCCCCGCCCATGCGCCTGCAGCGCGTGCGCGTCGGCGAGATCGAGTTCCTGAACGACGCGTACAACGCGAACCCCGAGTCGCTGCTGGCGGCGGTCGAGACCTTCGGCGAGCTGTACCGCGACGCCGCCCGCCGGGTGTTGATCCTCGGCGACATGCTCGAGCAGGGCGTGCACGCCCCGGCCCTGCACGAGGAGTGCGCCGCGGCGGTGGGCGCGTGCGCGTGGGCGGACCTGGTCGTGCTCGTCGGACCTCATTGGACGCACAGCGCGTCGATCGTGCGGGCGGCCCTGGGCGACGACCGCGTGCGGACGCTCGCCGACGTCGCGGGGCCGAACGCGTCGCGCGTGGCCCAGGCGCTGCGCCCGGGCGACGCGGTGCTGCTCAAGGGATCGCGCGGGGTGGCGCTGGAGCGCGTGCTGGACGCGTGCCGTCTGGAGGGCGAGGCGCTCACCGAGTTCAAGCCCGGGGCGACGGCATGA
- the mraY gene encoding phospho-N-acetylmuramoyl-pentapeptide-transferase, whose protein sequence is MIYLLLVEWLGDALRDAGLYGFVRVLEQLQFRALLASGLSFALVLIFGKRTIRMLVRLKIGDSGATDADALRAHTSSKANTPTMGGVLIVGSILTSTVLLADISQFYVLLGVIVVVWLAVLGGFDDYLKLTARQRGSGSRQGLYAWEKLIFQIGVGLLVGYFVFRQGSGEGDVRHALNLPFQKTYDGPGQLSSTLLFLGAPAFIIIGTLMVSGMSNAVNITDGMDGLAGGISGIVCIGVFVLAMIAGDQAMAQYLLVPYVPGAGELAVLAGATAGACFGFLWWNCSPAQVFMGDTGALALGGIIGYLAIVTRQEFVVLLMSGVFLLEIGSVALQVGYFKATGGKRIFRVAPFHHHLHLGGWPEQQVVARLWIVSVLLVVVGLASLKVR, encoded by the coding sequence ATGATCTACCTCCTGCTGGTGGAGTGGCTGGGCGATGCGTTGCGCGACGCGGGGCTGTACGGCTTCGTCCGCGTGCTCGAGCAGCTCCAGTTCCGCGCGTTGCTGGCCTCGGGCCTGTCGTTCGCGCTCGTCCTCATCTTCGGCAAGCGCACGATCCGAATGCTCGTGCGCCTCAAGATCGGCGACAGCGGCGCCACCGACGCCGACGCCCTGCGCGCGCACACGTCGTCCAAGGCCAACACCCCCACCATGGGCGGCGTGCTCATCGTCGGCTCGATCCTCACGAGCACCGTGCTGCTCGCCGACATCTCGCAGTTCTACGTCCTGCTCGGCGTGATCGTCGTGGTGTGGCTCGCGGTGCTCGGCGGGTTCGACGACTACCTGAAGCTCACCGCGCGCCAGCGGGGCTCGGGCTCGCGCCAGGGGTTGTACGCCTGGGAGAAACTCATCTTCCAGATCGGCGTGGGGCTGCTCGTGGGGTACTTCGTCTTCCGCCAGGGCTCGGGCGAGGGCGACGTGCGCCACGCGCTCAACCTGCCCTTCCAGAAGACCTACGACGGGCCCGGGCAACTGAGTTCCACGCTGCTGTTCCTCGGCGCGCCCGCGTTCATCATCATCGGGACGCTCATGGTGTCGGGCATGAGCAACGCCGTGAACATCACCGACGGCATGGACGGGCTCGCCGGCGGGATCAGCGGGATCGTCTGCATCGGCGTCTTCGTGCTCGCGATGATCGCCGGCGACCAGGCCATGGCCCAGTACCTGCTCGTCCCGTACGTCCCCGGCGCGGGCGAACTCGCGGTGCTCGCCGGCGCCACCGCCGGGGCGTGCTTCGGCTTCCTCTGGTGGAACTGCTCGCCCGCGCAGGTCTTCATGGGCGACACCGGCGCCCTCGCCCTGGGCGGGATCATCGGCTACCTCGCGATCGTCACGCGCCAGGAGTTCGTCGTGCTCCTGATGAGCGGCGTGTTCCTCCTCGAGATCGGCTCGGTCGCGCTCCAGGTCGGGTACTTCAAGGCGACCGGCGGCAAACGCATCTTCCGCGTCGCGCCCTTCCACCATCACCTGCACCTGGGCGGGTGGCCCGAGCAGCAGGTCGTCGCGCGACTCTGGATCGTCTCGGTCCTGCTCGTCGTCGTCGGGCTCGCCTCGCTCAAGGTGCGCTAG
- a CDS encoding prenyltransferase/squalene oxidase repeat-containing protein, with the protein MSGGVVIAAACLHAWASTPAPVPAFAGADTVESAELIPGAAMAPAEMSQPEPGRSAENNPLENEITPELDAAVARGLAALARTQNADGSFGPAQYGRTVAVTSLACLAFMADGNLPGRGAYGEQVARGLEYVLRNSSENGLLATPTATSPMYGHGFAALFLGEVYGMTAGGGETAESDRVHAALVRAVRLIQSTQNEEGGWRYNPVPFDADVSVTICQIMALRSARNAGLDVPKETVDRAVEYVRACQNPDGGFRYQMMAGPSAWPRSAAGIASLQYAGIYEDRAIDSGMNYLFTTAMPGRPDQQAIHYFYGHYYAVQATFLAGGARWAAWWPAIRRELIRAQRPDGLWADTSAGEDYGTAMALIILQMPKRYLPIFQK; encoded by the coding sequence ATGAGCGGGGGCGTCGTGATCGCGGCGGCGTGCCTGCACGCGTGGGCGTCGACGCCCGCGCCGGTGCCGGCGTTCGCCGGGGCCGACACGGTCGAGTCGGCGGAGCTGATCCCGGGGGCGGCGATGGCCCCGGCGGAGATGTCGCAGCCCGAGCCAGGCCGCTCGGCGGAGAACAACCCGCTCGAGAACGAGATCACGCCCGAGCTGGACGCCGCCGTGGCGCGGGGGCTGGCGGCGTTGGCGCGCACGCAGAACGCGGACGGCTCGTTCGGCCCGGCGCAGTACGGGCGGACGGTCGCCGTCACGTCGCTCGCGTGCCTGGCCTTCATGGCCGACGGCAACCTGCCCGGGCGCGGGGCGTACGGCGAGCAGGTGGCGCGCGGGCTCGAGTACGTCCTGCGCAACTCCAGCGAGAACGGGCTGCTCGCCACGCCCACCGCGACCAGCCCCATGTACGGGCACGGGTTCGCGGCGTTGTTCCTGGGCGAGGTCTACGGCATGACCGCCGGCGGGGGCGAGACCGCCGAGTCCGACCGCGTGCACGCGGCCCTCGTGCGCGCCGTGCGCCTCATCCAGAGCACGCAGAACGAAGAGGGCGGCTGGCGCTACAACCCCGTCCCGTTCGACGCCGACGTCAGCGTCACGATCTGCCAGATCATGGCGCTCCGCTCGGCGCGCAACGCCGGGCTCGACGTTCCCAAGGAAACCGTCGACCGCGCGGTCGAGTACGTCCGCGCCTGCCAGAACCCCGACGGCGGGTTCCGGTACCAGATGATGGCCGGCCCGAGCGCCTGGCCCCGGTCGGCCGCGGGGATCGCCTCCCTCCAGTACGCGGGCATCTACGAGGACCGCGCGATCGACTCGGGGATGAACTACCTGTTCACCACGGCGATGCCCGGACGCCCGGATCAGCAGGCGATTCACTACTTCTACGGGCACTACTACGCGGTGCAGGCGACCTTTCTCGCTGGGGGCGCACGGTGGGCGGCGTGGTGGCCGGCGATCCGTCGCGAACTCATCCGGGCGCAGCGCCCCGACGGGCTGTGGGCCGATACCAGCGCGGGCGAAGATTACGGGACGGCGATGGCGCTCATCATCCTGCAAATGCCCAAGCGGTACCTGCCGATCTTCCAGAAGTGA